A part of Vulcanisaeta moutnovskia 768-28 genomic DNA contains:
- a CDS encoding peroxiredoxin, translating into MVNEGEEAPDFELQSHDGEVIRLSNYRGRWVVLYFFPKAFTSGCTRETQEFARLWDELEKLGVVVFGISTDSVSTQRKFAEKYGVKFKLLSDSEKRVSQAYGVLRPTGTAERVTFIINPEGKVAKVIRRVKPEEHPAKALDFLRQSM; encoded by the coding sequence ATGGTCAACGAGGGCGAGGAGGCTCCCGACTTCGAATTACAAAGCCACGATGGGGAGGTAATAAGGCTATCGAATTACAGGGGCAGGTGGGTAGTGCTCTACTTCTTCCCAAAGGCCTTCACCAGCGGCTGTACGAGGGAGACCCAGGAATTCGCCAGGCTCTGGGATGAGCTCGAGAAGCTGGGCGTCGTGGTGTTTGGCATAAGCACGGACTCGGTAAGCACCCAGAGGAAGTTTGCGGAGAAGTACGGCGTGAAATTCAAACTACTGAGCGACAGCGAGAAACGCGTATCACAGGCGTACGGAGTGCTAAGGCCTACGGGGACTGCGGAGAGGGTCACATTCATAATAAACCCGGAGGGCAAGGTGGCTAAGGTAATTAGGAGAGTTAAGCCGGAGGAACACCCTGCCAAGGCCTTGGATTTCCTGAGACAAAGTATGTAA
- a CDS encoding G1 family glutamic endopeptidase, producing MNGNKLIPILTALTLIAVASIITAHVLAATPTMRPMIKHGVGYASTVYSLNWAGYAVPAQEGTVTSVAGSFIVPSVTCTKQTTYVALWAGLDGYNDSTVEQAGIAVECSGGKPMYWAWYEFYPSPSVEISGFTVKPGDAIYVNVTYVGGNSFQITIKDVTRNEAYTVTGSVSGALLSSAECILERPTVNGQLTALANFGTAYFGQDYTDVMGTCYATVGGSTTAFGNYPSTVEIVMTAYNGKILAQPSSLTLDGSSFTVTYVSSGK from the coding sequence ATGAATGGGAATAAACTAATACCCATACTTACAGCACTCACGTTAATAGCTGTCGCATCAATAATCACAGCCCACGTACTTGCGGCAACACCCACGATGCGCCCAATGATTAAGCACGGCGTTGGCTACGCATCAACAGTCTACAGCCTAAACTGGGCTGGCTACGCAGTGCCCGCACAGGAGGGCACTGTGACTAGTGTCGCGGGCTCATTCATCGTACCATCCGTGACCTGCACCAAACAAACAACCTACGTAGCGCTCTGGGCAGGACTAGACGGATACAACGACAGCACAGTGGAGCAGGCCGGAATAGCTGTAGAATGCAGCGGTGGTAAGCCCATGTATTGGGCTTGGTACGAATTTTACCCATCACCCTCCGTTGAGATAAGTGGATTCACAGTTAAGCCTGGCGACGCGATTTACGTAAACGTGACATACGTAGGGGGTAACTCATTCCAAATAACCATTAAGGACGTGACAAGGAACGAGGCGTACACGGTGACGGGCAGCGTAAGTGGAGCACTACTCTCATCGGCTGAGTGCATACTGGAGAGGCCGACTGTTAATGGGCAATTAACGGCGCTGGCAAACTTCGGAACTGCGTACTTCGGGCAGGACTACACGGATGTAATGGGCACGTGCTACGCAACCGTGGGCGGTAGCACCACTGCCTTCGGAAACTATCCATCAACCGTAGAAATAGTGATGACTGCGTACAACGGGAAGATCCTGGCACAACCAAGCTCATTAACGCTTGACGGATCAAGCTTCACAGTAACGTACGTAAGCAGCGGGAAGTAA